From Pseudomonas vanderleydeniana, the proteins below share one genomic window:
- a CDS encoding BufA1 family periplasmic bufferin-type metallophore: MKAIALSAAALALAALAGTAMADTTSQGAAMSKNPAMEKCYGVAKAGENDCKAGAGTTCAGTAKKDYQGNAFKEVPAGTCNGIMTPNGAGSLTPKNV, encoded by the coding sequence ATGAAAGCTATTGCCCTCAGCGCCGCCGCCCTCGCCCTGGCCGCCCTCGCCGGTACCGCCATGGCCGATACCACCAGCCAAGGCGCCGCAATGAGCAAGAACCCGGCCATGGAAAAATGCTACGGCGTGGCCAAGGCCGGCGAGAACGACTGCAAGGCCGGTGCCGGCACCACCTGCGCAGGCACCGCGAAAAAGGACTACCAGGGCAACGCCTTCAAGGAAGTACCGGCCGGCACTTGCAACGGCATCATGACGCCCAACGGCGCCGGCTCGCTGACCCCGAAAAACGTCTGA